GAATTCGAAAATGATTCGATTCCTTAGTAATATTTATATTGCCTTACTGTTATGGCAAAACTTTCTTCATTCTATTGTTGCAGAGCTAGATGATGAAATATTCAACATAATTAATCAGATAATTATATCGCTTTGGATTTGCCGAGGGAGGAAAACAACAGGGCTGaggaaaaaaatttcatcaaagaaGGGAGCCCTTCAGCACATCTCCTAAATACTAAAACCAATAGTGCTGTACCTCATTATGCTACTTCATTTGCTGGGGTAGTACTGTACCTCAAAAATGATTCTTCATATCTTTTTTAGTATAGAAAAAATGGTCATGTAGAATAGAGCGTATGTCAGTATATCATTTTGACAACTGAATTTATAATCCCCTTTCTTAGCTGATACAAGAATGGCAGTACATCTCAATCAACTTAGTAATGATGCCTAATATCGCACTAGTGATTATTTACTCTGATTagcaaaataattaataaaataaatctgTAGTACATGATAGACAAACGAGGTGTGGTGAAACCAATAAACTATATCCTGAGTCCAGTATGAACCAGCAATGCAGGCAGCAGGCATTACACAGCAAAGACCAAAATTGCAGTAAGAAGCGATGCTGGAGGAATCGCAGAGTGAATTGGGAATGAGGCAGAAGGCTGAAATGGCATGAGGGGTCCAGGAGCAACCATAGCATCTGGGTTTGGTGGGCTGAGACTTGAAGGAATAGTGGGTATTGAAGAATCACTAGGAGCAAGCTCTGAGCCACCAGGTGAAGGAAACAGAGGAGTTATATCCGGAGAAAGTGCAGAGAGTGGAGGTGAAGATGTTGGTGGATTTGGCAGCAATGCAGGTGCAGCTGAAATACTTGAAGCTGGTGGCAGGCTAGctagtgaagaagaagaagaagaagaaagagaaagagattgggaaatcaagaaaatcatgaGTGGAATGAAGAATGGCTTTGTGGAAGTGGAAGCAGAAGCAGCCATCAGTGGACAAACCTTTCTTGGCATAGAAATAGTAAAGGTATTGGAATTATCTTAGGTGAAAGGAATGACAGAGTTGGTATTATAATTGAAGGGTAGAtagattatgaagaagaagaatgtgcTAGTATTTAGTAAGAAGACAGCTTGGAATGTATTGGCAATGGGACAAGATTGGTGAATGGTAATAGTTGAGAAATCACATGAGCTTGTTTGTCCTTTTCCTCACTGGCCTTTTCTTGCCATTCCTACTCTATGGAATTTTCTCTATCTGACAAAACCGTTCTACCATTCTTCCCGCCCTTGATAGTTGATTAGTTAGGACTCTACACTCCTTCTCCtgtaaaacaaaaagaaatccTTGACATATATAAGCTGATGGTATAAAGTAACTCGAAAATAGGGAAACTACCTTGCTACAAACTGACTACACATAATGTAAAAACAATTTGCCTGGTCAATTTCATTTAATATGTGAATTATTATGCAGGTGATTGTGTATTTTGAAGTCTATAAGCAAAGCACGTTTAGGACTTTGGAATCTTATGAGGGTTGCTGTAGGGTAGGTCCACTCTACAGTTTGCTGCCAGAACAGTCCACGACCTTTCGAGCTCATAGAAATGTAATATGGCCCACGTACAGTTGAGAAAAATGAACCAACACACTTATCTACCcatccatttttcttttataaaataaaataaatactgtCGAGACATTACATTCAGACTTAACTTTGTTTACTGCTGTAACACATAATAGTAATATACAAAAATGATTTAGAATATGTTCCTGACCTTTAACAGGTCTCAGACCAAAGAATATGGTTTCACGGTGAGAGGCCGCGGAGTGGGGAGggaaaactaaaaggaaaactGAATTATGTGAATGGTAACAAAACCTTCAGATCACTTCAACTCCCAAAATTTCCTACAAATTGATAATTACATCCTACACCTGTAAAAATAAACCTCAGAAATGCTGCATACTTCATGTGCAGGGCCAGGAACTTCCATTTCACCAACAGCCAATAGCCATCAGCACGTTGATTTCAGCTGAACGTTTTTTTCCCTTCTGATTAGAAACTGGACTATCACCATGATTGGCTGCTTCACTTTGTTCTATGGAATCAATATATGGTCCAGAAGATCTGATGATCTTTGGAATGCCGTAGTCTTTGAGAATACTAGCTGAGGCAGACAGGGCTTCCTCCCTTTCCACAACAACCAAATTATTGCCttcaaattcaaacactaaaaattGGCCCTTGGAAGCTGCACAAACAGAAAAATCTTTAATTGCTCAGCTAAAGAGAAAAGAGAACTCAGCTATATACGTTACACTTACAATCCACTAGAtgagccaaatggtgaatgtttAATTCGGGTGCCATTCAACTTCAAGACCTGCCAAGTATATAAAAACTTCAGACTTCATAGAAGAATCATACAACAACTATGCCTCAATTCCAAGCTAGTTGGCATGTGACTGAAAAAACATGTAATTAAATTTGAAGTTTGATGTTCACACTAATTATTGTTTACAAATCAAATGGTGGTAATTATAACATCAAAGTGAATATAAATAACTTACCTGCTCATAGCTCATGTCCTCATATCCAATATTTACTTCATTTGCTAAAACCTACAAGCAAAATAAACCATTGAAATGTAgcattattttagtaaattaaccCCTCAGAATCATTTAGAGGTGACAAAATGGGTGAGCAAGTGATAAGGCAGACTAGAACCCCAAGGGTGATAAATGGGCAGGCTAAAATGCATGTAACCATTCTGCCACTTCCATCATCAACCCTTAGGTTAATGTCACTGTCTTGTTCCTCTGCCATGGCCCAGGGATGAGTATGTCCTATTCTCGAGTCCATTAATGaatagacaacaacaacaacaacaacaaacccagtgtattcccacttggtggggtctggggggggtaagatgtacgcagtccatacctctacctctgatgaagtagaaaggctgtttccgaaagacccccggctcaagtcacgagatatccaTTAATGAATAGAAGAAAGGATAAATCTTTTAGTCGCTATATCTGTGAGCTGATTTACAAAGGCCAAAACTTACTCCATACATACCTGGGATAGTACAACAATCTGCTCCCCTTCAAACTTGGCCGAAGAGTGTCGAGCCTTGGTCAATAGTTTTTgctaataaaattaaagaaaacaatCAAGTCAATAGAGTATTTCTAATAATTGACTTatcaaaactaaacaaaaaagAAGCTCTAATCATTGTGCGCAATCATCATTTGGTCAAGACTTACCCCAATGCAACAGCGTTCTTCCCTGTCAAGTAAAATATGAATGTGTTGTTATCAGAGAGAGAGAACTCTTGTACTACTAATACATACTTGAAAACTAGCAAATTGCTAGCTCCAAACAATACGAGGTATTATGGAAAATCTTACTGTATTAGTGGTATGGATAGTGGTGTAAACACCAAGCCTGCAACTACTAGGTATGAAGGCTGACCACCTTCTATGTGATAAGGAACCTTCAGATGAAAGCAAACAGATCGATAGAAATTAAACTAAGATTCAAGTGGTGGTGTCAACAAAAAAACagctactccctccgtttcaaaaagaatgacctactttgacttaacacaaagtttaagaaaataaagaagacttttgaatcttgtggccttaaattaaagttgtgttaaatgtaccaaaatgccctttaatcttgtggtcctaaacatgccatgtggaaagttgaaattaaagtattgacaaaaaggaaaatgggtcattctttttgaaacagactaaaaagaaaagtaggtcattctttttcaaacgAAGGGAGTAACATTTTTTTATACCAGATGCACACGTGGCTTTAGAACTGCTTGAACTTTCATGAATTCTCCCGCTCGTATAATACCAACCTCAACTGAATCACCAGCGAATCttaaaggaaaaagaatttttgtaaattaaCAGTAGCATGTGCATACTTAAGTATCTGATCAAGTAAAAGATTTCACTGATAATAACTAGGTCATCTTGGCCGTATACAAGGGGTATACCAAAAAGGAAACATACTTAATAAAACAACATGCAGGACCACCATGGCATGGAAGATGGGGAGCTAAGTTGTTCGGACTCCTTAAAAAATGTTGCCACACCCGTGTTCAatcctccaaaaatacactacttttgaaggatacGAGATGCACCCgataacatttttgaagagtctaagCAATATAGATGGGGAGAGTTTGGAGTTTGACATTAACGATTCAGTGAAATATTAGCATTAATTGATATCCATTTCAAAGTCATCATGGAAATGGATCCACTGGGACAAAAAACTAAAGCAGACTATTCAGCCTTCACAGTATACAAAATGATAAGCATTCCCTGCTAGTTTTGGCATATTTGATTGAAGCAAAAACTTATGTGGGAAAGACAAAGGGAAAAGTGTTGCCTTAAAAATCAGTAATGACATGAGGCTAACAGTTTCAGAGTTTGACATTCAAACTGAGCAGTAAGTGCATAATGTTCGTCAAACGTAGTATGTAATGAAAAAAAGTGTTTGTCAAACATACCAATGCCTTTTAATGGAAAATTTAACTTCTTTGAAAGTAGTTGAATATTACTTTTGACTAATGAGATAGCAAAAAGCTATATGTTCACTTGATCGAAATGGCACTGTTCCTTCACACCCAACATGAACACCATCAAAGCTAACAATCACGTCGCCCTGGAAAAATGTATCAAATATCATTTGACTTGGTGACATTTCCAAACTAGCATGCATGCGaatgatccaaaaaaaaaattttttagtAACTTTACAACATaagaatgaaaaatcaaatagctAATGCAGAAATAGGTCGGACTAACTAAATATGGTCAAAGATTCTGGTATACTGCCCTTTTCTCGTTCATTAATTTGGTTATAGTACAATATCTCCATGTTCTGGCAACATGAATACTAGATACCAACAGAATATCCATGTCATGCACATCTATGGTGCATTTTAATCAATGTTGTAAAAATAGCAATATATGGAAAGAATGTAAAATCTATAACTCGAGTCCCTAGTCCATATTCAATCAATCAATAACACAAAAATCCCAGACTAGTTGGACTCGGTAACATGAATCTCCATATTCATTATGCTCTATTTCGGAACGCGTCCTCAGTGGATATTGGTTTCAAAGAAAACTCACCTGCTATAAAGGAAGGAGGAAGGTAAAAAAACTTATTAAGCAATCACAGTATTTTCTAAAAAGAACAGACTACAATGACTAAATCAAGTTAATCGACACAAATGGACGGAAAAGAGGTGAAGCACACTCTGTTGCATGtttttagaaaatacaaaatGAAGTACTTTTTTCGTAAATTATCTAGTAATGCATGTTTTCTCTGGTCCAGCTTTGAGTGGATAgaccattttttttttgataaggtaaataattttattaacatttgaGGGGAACCTCGTATACACATACTGGATAGACCAAGTTTTAGAAAACCAAGATACATTGTTCAAAATGGGAGGGAAAGATCAAATTCGTATACCCACACCTGAAGGTTCATAAAATCACCTAAAATTTGAAGGATATAGTTGTCCTGATTATTGGTTGAcatgacatcaattttttttgtttagagacattcttttatttaatttaaaggaGAGACAGGCATAATAATAAGAATTTGTATACTTATAAAGGGAAGATTAAAACCTCAAAGGTACCTGTGTATCATGTTGAACACAATGTGCATTGGTCAAGAACTTCCCATCAGCAATCATGAGAGCACTGTATAAATCAAACTGAAGTCAGTCTTGTAGGTTATACCCCCTTACAAGGAACAGACTACCCGATATagtaagaaatataagaaaaaaatgcatTATAGAACTACCTTTCATTGGAAATTTGCAGTTTTGCACAATTTTTAAGTCGATAGAAATGAGAAAGAGCATACCTTCCGGTACTTTTATATTGTCTTTGTTTCTGCCAAGGAAGGGAATAATCTGGAGCAGTATGTGTACAGTAAACCTTGACACAGAAAAAATGGAATGGGGGGAAATGAGTTAACattattaaatattatcatgCAATCCATTTAAAAGCCATTCACAAGTGCACTTGCGGACATGTTGAAAACAATTTCGACAAACCTATTGACGCTAAAATTGAAACTGCGTAAGATAGACCATCTATCGAGGAGTACGCCATTCTAAGTGCTATATGAGCATAtttcaagtatattttttattatcttcCAACTGGAAGAATCAAAcgataagaaaataatttcatgtGGGACAAGGGCAACAACCACCTTATAAATTCCCAGTCACACAACTGTTAGTTCAAGACTTTAGAGATACATGAGGTTATTTAACAAATTTCCGTttctaagaaaactaagaatacGATGAGCACTGAGGTTGATAGCTTCCAGGGATCCCTTTTTACGAAAATTTCATGATCAAATGATCTACACCTTCACCTTGAGATTTGAAGATGAGGCATCCAAAAAAACTGGCGTAATTAGAACATTGACATGTAATAAGATATATTCACCTTCACAACAGCATTAAGAAAAGCTGAATTTTGAATGCTACCAGTTTCTACCTGGAAAGAAAACCGAGAACAATTGAAAACAACATTTTTGGCACATAATATAATCAAAGAGCTTGACAGCACTAACTAATATAATTCTTGGGTTCAATAAAGTAGGATGAAATTGATAGGGGAATGGAGGGATAAAAAGTATGTTAGGGAAGAATGTAAAAGTATCAGAAGTCATTTTCATCTTGTCCAAGAGAACATATCTTAGAAAAAGACAATCTCAAGTACAATATTGCGGTTCTGACGTGCAGCAAAATATATTGAAAAGAAAGCCAAAAGCAAAAAGTTGAAAACATGGCAACAGATGGAAGGTTTGGCAGCCCACATTGCCTTCAATTCATATATATGATTTATTAGATATAGGTGCTTGATTAATTTTTCACAGGATTAAAATATTCTCATCTCCGAAGGGTACAATCTTTGCAAATTTGGGTATGTTTCGTACATACAAAACAAATATTTGATgaagatttttgtgagaaatgTTTTATTCAAAGCttcatttctagttatattaatattattttataaaacaatacaCAACATGACTTGACATACATGTGCAATGCATGTACTTAAGAACTAGTTTATTTAAAAAGTAACAAACCACTTAAAcacaacatatattattcatcATTTTTGCAAGAGATGGGTCATGACAATAgttggaaaacaacaaaaatttataacacaatataagagaaaaacaaaaattaaaaaatgaggaAGAATAGTGAAGAACCTAGcaacaagacaacaacaacaacaacaacaacaaacccagtgtattcccacctagtggggtctggggggggtaagatgtacgcagtccatacctctacctctgatgaagtagaaaggctgtttccgataaacccccggctcaagacacgagataccacacgagataccacaca
The Capsicum annuum cultivar UCD-10X-F1 chromosome 6, UCD10Xv1.1, whole genome shotgun sequence DNA segment above includes these coding regions:
- the LOC124899398 gene encoding uncharacterized protein LOC124899398; the protein is MRGPGATIASGFGGLRLEGIVGIEESLGASSEPPGEGNRGVISGESAESGGEDVGGFGSNAGAAEILEAGGRLASEEEEEEERERDWEIKKIMSGMKNGFVEVEAEAAISGQTFLGIEIVKVLELS